CGCATGGCGGGGATGGCGTGCTTGGCGGTGAGGAACATGCTGTGGAGGTTGACGTCCATGACCCGGCGCCAGCTCTCCTCGCTCTCGTCGACGACGGAGCCGCGGCTGCCGATGCCGACGTTGTTGTCGAGGAGGTCGAGCCGGCCGTAACGCTCGAGCGCCGCCTCGACCATCGCGGCGCAATCGGCGGCGCGCGTGACGTCGGCCTCGACGGCGATCGCCTCGCCGCCGCCCGCCGCGATCATCTCGACCGTCCGCTTCGCCAGGGCGGCGTCGCGGTCCACCACGACCACGCGCGTGCCCGCCCGGGCGAGGAGGATCGCGGCGGCGCGGCCGTTGCCGATGCCGTCGCCGGCCGCGCCCCCGCCCGTCACGACGGCGACCTTCCCCGCGAGTCCCCAGCTATCGGGCACCTCGAGCGCCACGGCGCGGATTCTATCACCGGCGGCCGGACGCTTTACGACCGTCGGCCCCGTATCGGATTCGATGCATTGCCTTGTGTCGTGCCGCCGGGTAGCCTCGGGGCCATGGGGACGTTCAGGGTGCTGATCGAGATCGGCGACGCTGCGGGCGAGCGCTGGGAGACGGTCGAGGCGCTCGTGGACACCGGCGCGACCTACACGAGCGTGCCGGCGCCGCTGCTGCGGCGGCTCGGGGTGACACCCCAAGCGCGTGACACGTTCGTGCTGGCTGACGGCCGGCGCGTGGAGCGCGACATCGGGCAAGCCTGGATCCGTGTGAGCGACCGCGTCGTCGTCACGCTCTACGTCTTCGCCGACCCCGACGCGACGCCG
The DNA window shown above is from Candidatus Methylomirabilota bacterium and carries:
- a CDS encoding SDR family NAD(P)-dependent oxidoreductase gives rise to the protein MALEVPDSWGLAGKVAVVTGGGAAGDGIGNGRAAAILLARAGTRVVVVDRDAALAKRTVEMIAAGGGEAIAVEADVTRAADCAAMVEAALERYGRLDLLDNNVGIGSRGSVVDESEESWRRVMDVNLHSMFLTAKHAIPAMR
- a CDS encoding retroviral-like aspartic protease family protein, producing the protein MGTFRVLIEIGDAAGERWETVEALVDTGATYTSVPAPLLRRLGVTPQARDTFVLADGRRVERDIGQAWIRVSDRVVVTLYVFADPDATPLLGAYALEGLRLAPDPVGRRLVPVPGLLMEFVG